In a genomic window of Sarcophilus harrisii chromosome 4, mSarHar1.11, whole genome shotgun sequence:
- the TCF19 gene encoding LOW QUALITY PROTEIN: transcription factor 19 (The sequence of the model RefSeq protein was modified relative to this genomic sequence to represent the inferred CDS: deleted 3 bases in 2 codons; substituted 1 base at 1 genomic stop codon), which yields MECLSIFKYPRAERVLYSLVFVEGCRRKPLPPVLPCFQLHYIGVGRXRDLYTFHLSTGTGCTYHLDLSTTLCDVALWPQYEPVFISINANLHAEGQGEHWRVILEDCNSYGTLVSNIRLPRGHQLELSDSDLLTSGPKGPVGASPPEFYFMFQRVRVRPQDFAAFTIPRAGGESGGGGGFWPMLPPQGAPQYPLNTFSPSPKATLILSSVGSLSKLQPQPLTFSRGGRQNLTFPVTLRESGTTLPTPLPAPRNRRKSAHKVLAELEDEKGIKESPSRNQAETRKKPRGMKTTVTPSGNRRGRPRKYLSSGTAAPPPIGGGEPCAAPSCQPPQEETVAWVQCDGCDAWFHIACAGCSYRAAQEADYRCSSCQT from the exons ATGGAATGTCTCTCAATTTTTAAGTACCCAAGGGCAGAAAGAGTTTTGTATTCCCTGGTTTTTGTAGAGGGTTGTAGGAGAAAGCCCCTCCCTCCCGTGTTGCCCTGCTTCCAATTGCATTACATAGGGGTTGGG AGATAGAGAGACCTCTATACTTTTCATCTCTCAACTGGGACTGGCTGTACCTACCACTTGGACCTCAGCACTACG CTGTGTGATGTGGCACTTTGGCCCCAGTATGAGCCTGTCTTCATCTCCATTAATGCTAATTTGCATGCTGAAGGCCAAGGTGAACATTGGAGAGTCATCCTGGAGGATTGCAATAGCTATG GTACCTTAGTCAGCAATATCAGACTTCCTAGAGGTCACCAACTGGAACTGAGTGACAGTGACCTTCTAACTTCTGGCCCTAAGGGGCCTGTGGGGGCCAGCCCTCCTGAGTTCTACTTCATGTTCCAACGTGTCCGTGTCCGACCCCAAGACTTTGCTGCTTTCACTATCCCCAGAGCTGGGGGGGAATCAGGAGGTGGAGGTGGTTTTTGGCCGATGCTGCCCCCTCAGGGGGCCCCACAGTATCCCCTCAAtaccttctccccttctcccaagGCTACCCTGATCCTCAGCTCTGTTGGCAGCCTTAGCAAACTCCAGCCTCAGCCTCTTACATTCTCCAGGGGTGGAAGACAGAACCTGACCTTTCCTGTGACTCTTAGGGAGTCAGGAACTACCCTTCCCACCCCACTTCCAGCCCCTCGGAATCGTCGGAAGTCAGCACACAAGGTGCTGGCTGAGCTAGAGGATGAGAAAGGAATTAAGGAGAGCCCTTCCAGAAATCAGGCTGAAACCAGGAAGAAGCCTCGAGGAATGAAGACTACAGTCACTCCTAGTGG AAATCGACGTGGCCGTCCCCGGAAGTACCTATCATCTGGGACTGCAGCTCCCCCTCCTATTGGGGGAGGGGAGCCCTGTGCAGCCCCCAGCTGCCAACCACCGCAGGAAGAAACAGTGGCCTGGGTCCAATGTGATGGTTGTGATGCATGGTTCCACATAGCCTGTGCAGGTTGCAGCTACCGAGCTGCCCAAGAGGCTGATTACCGTTGTTCTAGTTGCCAAACTTAA